A stretch of Caballeronia sp. SL2Y3 DNA encodes these proteins:
- a CDS encoding DUF899 family protein: MTSPTTTRVPAAELANRASMRFPNESAEYRRARTALLAEEIELRRHIERVAQMRRALPPGGEVTGDYRFEGEHGVVDMAGLFGDKQTLVTYSYMFGPQRERPCPMCTSLLSAWEGEARDIEQRVALAVIARSPLPRLIAFKRERGWRDLKLYSDVNGNFSRDYHAVSKEGGDEPALNVFTRRDGVIRHFWSGEMDFATADPGEDPRGAPDPMPLWTVLDMTPEGRGTDWYPKLEYV; the protein is encoded by the coding sequence ATGACATCACCAACGACGACACGTGTTCCGGCCGCCGAGTTGGCGAACCGCGCCAGCATGCGGTTTCCGAACGAAAGCGCCGAATACCGCCGGGCGCGCACCGCGTTGCTCGCGGAGGAAATCGAGTTGCGGCGGCACATCGAACGCGTCGCGCAGATGCGGCGCGCGCTGCCGCCCGGCGGCGAGGTCACGGGCGACTACCGCTTCGAAGGCGAGCACGGTGTCGTCGATATGGCCGGTCTTTTCGGCGACAAGCAAACGCTCGTGACGTACAGCTACATGTTCGGGCCGCAACGCGAGCGCCCGTGTCCGATGTGCACGTCGCTGCTCTCGGCGTGGGAAGGCGAAGCGCGCGATATCGAACAGCGCGTCGCGCTCGCGGTGATCGCGCGCTCGCCGCTGCCACGGCTTATTGCGTTCAAGCGGGAACGCGGCTGGCGCGACCTCAAGCTGTACTCCGATGTGAACGGCAATTTCAGCCGCGATTACCACGCCGTTTCGAAAGAGGGCGGCGACGAGCCCGCGCTCAACGTGTTCACGCGGCGCGATGGCGTGATCCGCCATTTCTGGAGCGGCGAAATGGATTTCGCGACGGCCGATCCGGGCGAAGATCCGCGCGGCGCGCCGGACCCGATGCCGCTTTGGACCGTGCTCGACATGACGCCGGAAGGACGCGGCACCGACTGGTATCCGAAGCTCGAATACGTCTGA
- a CDS encoding AraC family transcriptional regulator has protein sequence MNARPTSDTRIWRAPDLGAELLRGRFADFAYDVHAHETACFALLTGGAIRIRMRGTEFVARRGDLYAIDADEPHAGWPVDGDGWTQRTLYVDVAHLLELTGERRAGGLIGPIIRDPVLSMALQDVHRSSEVRGSSLYRDERYLSFAARLAQRHMKQTTAPRETSEPRAIVTARRFLEDRLAEPLRLHEIATAADLPPYRLFRAFSRETGMTPHEYQRQARVRRAMALIRRGNALSDIAAETGFADQAHLTRTFRRMLGVTPGAYKAATRG, from the coding sequence ATGAACGCCCGTCCCACGTCCGATACCCGCATCTGGCGCGCGCCCGATCTCGGCGCGGAACTGCTGCGCGGGCGCTTCGCGGACTTCGCCTACGACGTTCACGCGCACGAGACCGCCTGCTTCGCGCTGCTCACGGGCGGCGCGATTCGCATCCGCATGCGCGGCACCGAGTTCGTCGCGCGGCGCGGCGATCTGTACGCCATCGACGCCGACGAGCCGCACGCCGGCTGGCCCGTCGACGGCGACGGCTGGACGCAGCGCACGCTGTACGTGGACGTCGCGCATCTGCTGGAGTTGACCGGCGAGAGGCGCGCAGGCGGGCTCATCGGTCCGATCATCCGCGATCCGGTGTTGAGCATGGCGCTTCAGGACGTGCATCGGTCGTCGGAAGTGCGCGGGTCGTCGCTGTATCGCGACGAGCGGTATCTCTCGTTCGCGGCGCGGCTCGCGCAACGGCACATGAAGCAGACCACGGCGCCGCGCGAGACGAGCGAGCCGCGCGCCATTGTCACGGCGCGGCGCTTTCTCGAAGATCGACTCGCCGAGCCACTGCGTCTGCATGAAATCGCGACGGCGGCCGACTTGCCGCCGTATCGCCTGTTTCGCGCGTTCAGTCGCGAGACCGGCATGACGCCGCACGAATATCAGCGGCAAGCGCGCGTGCGCCGCGCGATGGCGCTCATCCGGCGCGGCAATGCGCTCTCCGATATCGCTGCCGAAACCGGCTTCGCGGATCAGGCGCATCTGACGCGCACGTTTCGCCGCATGCTCGGCGTGACGCCCGGCGCGTACAAGGCGGCGACGCGCGGCTGA
- a CDS encoding response regulator, with protein MLRTDKIRVVIADEQPVIVLGLQTWFETRERYRVVASATGEEQLLSKLRGADGELVIVGCALGAQARPAADRFGILRKLRECVPHTPLVAFTTESDPLAIRAMQRAGADGTASTRDDLKDLGRVCERVLSGVKGVISPRIASCLQSERRNAQAFDPNTIYREVRVSATTLAARM; from the coding sequence ATGTTACGCACTGACAAGATAAGAGTCGTGATCGCAGACGAGCAGCCGGTTATCGTGCTCGGACTACAGACGTGGTTCGAGACGCGCGAGCGTTATCGCGTGGTCGCGAGCGCGACGGGCGAAGAGCAATTGCTGTCGAAGTTGCGCGGCGCGGACGGCGAACTGGTGATCGTGGGCTGCGCGCTCGGTGCGCAAGCGCGCCCGGCGGCCGACCGGTTCGGCATTCTGCGCAAGCTCCGCGAATGCGTGCCGCACACGCCGCTCGTCGCGTTCACCACCGAGAGCGATCCACTCGCCATTCGCGCGATGCAGCGCGCGGGCGCAGACGGCACAGCGAGTACGCGCGACGACTTGAAAGACCTCGGGCGCGTCTGTGAGCGCGTGCTGTCGGGCGTGAAAGGGGTGATCTCGCCGCGCATCGCGTCTTGCCTCCAAAGCGAACGCCGCAACGCGCAGGCGTTCGATCCGAACACGATCTATCGCGAAGTCCGCGTGAGCGCGACGACGCTCGCCGCCCGCATGTGA
- the araD gene encoding L-arabinonate dehydratase gives MAYDPTKRKTPEELRSYRWYGVNDLRSFGHRSRTAQMGYHSSDYMGKPVIAVVNTWSEINSCHTHFKQRVEEVKRGIWQAGGFPVEMPVMTLAEPFQKPTTMLYRNFLAMEVEELLRSYPFDGCVLMGGCDKTTPGLLMGAISMDLPAIYLPAGPMLRGDWNGRTLGSGSDTWKYWAELRAGKITEDEWKGVESGIARSPGHCMTMGTASTMTSATEALGLTLPGFASIPAVDSRHAQYASLTGQRIVEMVWTDLKPSDILTPKSFDNAVTTVLAMSGSTNAIVHLVAVARRAGVPLTTARFDELSRVTPVIANLRPAGQYLMEDFFYAGGLRALLAELGDLIDGSQLTVNGATLGENIAGAEIFNDDVIRRLANPLVPNDGLAVLTGNLAPDGAVIKPAAMEAHLLKHRGPAVVFKDYGDMAARIDDEALDITADSVIVLQHAGPVGAPGMPEWGQLPIPQKLLKQGVRDMVRISDARMSGTSYGACVLHVAPESFVGGPLALVQDGDIVELDVPARRLHLEVSDEELAARKAAWTPPKRPFERGFGVMHQLHVTQANKGCDFDFLEEKTAAHGGEPEIH, from the coding sequence TTGGCCTACGATCCCACCAAACGCAAGACGCCCGAGGAACTGCGCAGTTATCGCTGGTACGGCGTGAACGACCTGCGCTCGTTCGGGCACCGCTCGCGCACCGCGCAGATGGGCTATCACTCGTCCGATTACATGGGCAAGCCGGTCATCGCCGTGGTGAACACGTGGAGCGAGATCAACTCGTGCCACACGCACTTCAAGCAGCGCGTCGAGGAAGTGAAGCGCGGCATCTGGCAGGCGGGCGGTTTTCCGGTGGAAATGCCCGTGATGACGCTCGCCGAGCCGTTTCAAAAGCCGACGACCATGCTCTATCGCAACTTCCTCGCGATGGAAGTGGAAGAACTGCTGCGCTCTTATCCGTTCGACGGCTGCGTGCTGATGGGCGGCTGCGACAAGACCACGCCCGGCCTCTTGATGGGCGCGATCAGCATGGACCTGCCCGCCATCTATCTTCCCGCCGGGCCGATGCTGCGCGGCGACTGGAACGGCCGCACGCTCGGCAGCGGCTCTGACACGTGGAAGTACTGGGCGGAACTGCGCGCGGGCAAGATCACCGAGGACGAGTGGAAGGGCGTCGAAAGCGGCATCGCGCGCTCGCCGGGTCATTGCATGACGATGGGCACCGCCTCGACGATGACGAGCGCCACCGAAGCGCTGGGCCTCACGTTGCCGGGCTTCGCGTCGATCCCGGCGGTGGACTCGCGGCACGCGCAGTATGCGTCGCTGACGGGGCAGCGCATCGTCGAGATGGTGTGGACCGATCTGAAGCCGTCCGACATTCTCACGCCGAAATCCTTCGACAACGCCGTCACCACCGTGCTCGCGATGTCCGGCTCGACCAACGCCATCGTGCATCTGGTGGCGGTCGCGCGGCGCGCGGGCGTGCCGCTCACGACCGCGCGCTTCGACGAACTGTCGCGCGTGACGCCGGTCATCGCCAACTTGCGGCCGGCCGGCCAGTATCTGATGGAAGACTTCTTCTATGCCGGAGGCCTGCGCGCGCTGCTCGCCGAACTCGGCGATTTGATCGACGGCTCGCAACTAACTGTCAATGGCGCAACGCTCGGCGAAAACATCGCGGGCGCGGAAATTTTCAATGACGACGTGATTCGCCGGCTCGCCAATCCGCTCGTGCCGAACGACGGCCTTGCCGTGCTCACCGGCAACCTCGCGCCCGATGGCGCCGTCATCAAGCCGGCGGCGATGGAAGCGCATCTGCTGAAGCATCGCGGGCCGGCGGTCGTGTTCAAGGACTACGGCGACATGGCCGCGCGCATCGACGACGAAGCCCTCGATATCACCGCCGATTCCGTGATCGTCCTTCAGCACGCGGGGCCGGTCGGCGCGCCGGGCATGCCGGAGTGGGGCCAGTTGCCGATTCCGCAGAAGCTCCTGAAGCAGGGCGTGCGCGACATGGTTCGCATCTCGGACGCGCGCATGAGCGGCACGAGCTACGGCGCGTGCGTGCTGCACGTCGCGCCGGAATCGTTCGTCGGCGGGCCGCTCGCGCTGGTGCAGGACGGCGACATCGTCGAACTGGACGTGCCCGCGCGCCGCCTGCATCTCGAAGTCAGCGACGAAGAACTCGCCGCGCGCAAAGCCGCCTGGACGCCGCCGAAGCGCCCGTTCGAACGCGGCTTCGGCGTCATGCATCAACTGCACGTGACGCAGGCGAACAAGGGCTGCGACTTCGATTTCCTCGAAGAGAAGACGGCCGCGCACGGCGGCGAGCCGGAAATCCACTGA
- a CDS encoding LacI family DNA-binding transcriptional regulator encodes MTKLADISDEAAKAGAAPRRTRGTPKGVRITDVAASAGVSPITVSRVFNAPETVAPETLARVRRAVSELGYVPNRLAGGLSSAKSRLIAAIVPTVAHSLFSETVQVFSDTMSRAGYQVLLGLSGYSDENEDQLLDAVLSRRPEGVLLTGVAHTPTLRERLRKIGIPIVETWDMTDDPIDMLVGFSHYRIGAAVAERFVARGAAHPALVCATDQRALARRRGFIDTLALHGMRDIADVLMPPPSSVALGKDALRRIQESTPEVDAIFCSSDLLALGVVSEARRLRLDVPARLAVCGFGDLDFAADTTPALTTVRVDGKRIGATAARCLIDRLGGAAPVAPVDVGFEIIERETL; translated from the coding sequence ATGACCAAGCTCGCCGATATCTCTGATGAGGCCGCAAAGGCGGGCGCAGCGCCGCGCCGCACGCGCGGCACGCCGAAGGGCGTGCGCATCACGGACGTGGCGGCGTCCGCGGGCGTCTCGCCGATCACCGTCTCACGCGTGTTCAACGCGCCGGAGACGGTCGCGCCCGAGACGCTCGCCCGCGTGCGCCGCGCGGTGAGCGAACTCGGCTACGTGCCGAACCGGCTCGCGGGCGGTTTGTCGTCGGCGAAATCGCGGCTGATCGCGGCCATCGTGCCGACCGTCGCGCATTCGCTCTTCTCGGAAACGGTGCAGGTGTTCAGCGATACCATGTCGCGCGCCGGCTATCAGGTGCTGCTCGGCCTGTCGGGCTATAGCGACGAGAACGAAGATCAACTGCTCGACGCCGTGCTGAGCCGCCGTCCGGAAGGCGTGTTGCTGACGGGCGTCGCGCATACGCCGACGCTGCGTGAACGGCTGCGCAAGATCGGCATTCCGATTGTCGAGACGTGGGACATGACCGACGACCCGATCGACATGCTCGTCGGCTTTTCGCACTATCGGATCGGCGCGGCGGTGGCGGAGCGCTTCGTCGCGCGGGGCGCGGCACATCCGGCGCTCGTCTGCGCGACGGATCAGCGGGCGCTCGCGCGGCGGCGCGGTTTCATCGACACGCTCGCTTTGCACGGCATGCGCGACATCGCCGATGTGCTGATGCCGCCGCCTTCGTCGGTGGCGCTCGGGAAAGACGCGCTGCGGCGCATTCAGGAGTCGACGCCCGAGGTCGACGCGATATTCTGCAGTTCGGATCTGCTCGCGCTCGGCGTGGTCTCCGAGGCGCGGCGGCTCCGCCTCGACGTGCCCGCGCGGCTCGCCGTCTGCGGCTTCGGCGACCTCGACTTCGCCGCCGACACGACGCCCGCGCTCACCACGGTGCGCGTCGATGGCAAGCGCATCGGCGCGACCGCTGCGCGCTGCCTGATCGACCGGCTCGGCGGCGCCGCGCCGGTTGCGCCGGTCGATGTCGGCTTCGAGATCATCGAGCGCGAGACGCTCTGA
- a CDS encoding ribonuclease activity regulator RraA, whose product MTTQDIAISDETLDLLRHVSTATLTTQLFKRGLRNVFLQGVAPLVKPAKGAPNLVGPAFTLRNIPAREDIDHVGVFQDPDHPQRKAVESAPPGSVLVQDCRGDRTVASTGSILTTRLKVRGVAGMVSDGCVRDSGTIGEIGLPLFCAGASAPLNLAKHHAVDMNVPIACGGVAVYPGDIVVGDVDGVVIVPRHMAEQVAKDAAEQELLEEFVTTRVEAGAMLRGTYPPNEETLAAYAEWRKQRG is encoded by the coding sequence ATGACGACACAAGACATCGCCATCTCCGACGAAACGCTCGACTTGCTGCGCCACGTCAGCACCGCGACGCTCACGACGCAACTCTTCAAGCGAGGCCTGCGCAACGTGTTTTTGCAGGGCGTCGCGCCGCTCGTGAAGCCCGCTAAGGGCGCGCCGAATCTCGTCGGTCCGGCCTTCACGCTGCGCAACATTCCGGCGCGCGAAGATATCGATCACGTCGGCGTGTTTCAGGACCCGGACCATCCGCAGCGCAAGGCGGTGGAGAGCGCGCCGCCGGGCAGCGTGCTCGTGCAGGATTGCCGCGGCGATCGCACGGTGGCATCGACCGGTTCCATTCTCACGACGCGCCTGAAGGTGCGCGGCGTCGCGGGCATGGTGTCGGACGGCTGCGTGCGCGACAGCGGCACCATCGGCGAGATCGGGCTGCCGCTTTTCTGCGCCGGCGCGAGCGCGCCGCTCAATCTCGCGAAGCATCACGCGGTGGACATGAACGTGCCGATCGCGTGCGGCGGCGTGGCGGTGTATCCGGGCGACATCGTCGTCGGCGATGTCGATGGCGTCGTGATCGTGCCGCGTCACATGGCCGAGCAGGTCGCGAAGGATGCCGCCGAGCAGGAACTGCTCGAAGAGTTCGTGACAACGCGAGTGGAAGCGGGCGCGATGCTGCGCGGCACGTATCCGCCGAATGAGGAAACGCTCGCGGCGTATGCCGAATGGCGCAAGCAGCGCGGATAA
- a CDS encoding MarC family protein has product MFNEFVKTVLVIVAGLFPIINPPAVALVVLSMLPHISDAERQELARRISLNSFVILLVSLSVGAYVLNFFGISIPVLRVAGGIVVSMAGWSLLQAPDEDASAEPAPTPRSGASLRAKAFYPLTLPITVGPGSIAVAIALGTGSPRHGLQPVHIVGVTVGLLLLCASIYVCVRFAGYLERLLGTVGTQVAMRLFAFVIFCIGVQILWLGLSELLGSVHPIVK; this is encoded by the coding sequence ATGTTCAACGAATTCGTCAAGACCGTGCTCGTGATCGTCGCCGGGCTCTTTCCGATCATCAATCCGCCCGCGGTCGCGCTCGTCGTGCTGAGCATGCTGCCGCATATCAGCGATGCCGAGCGGCAGGAACTCGCCCGGCGGATCTCGTTGAACAGCTTCGTCATTCTGCTGGTGTCGCTGTCGGTGGGCGCGTACGTGCTCAACTTCTTCGGCATCTCCATTCCGGTGCTGCGCGTGGCGGGCGGCATCGTGGTCTCGATGGCGGGCTGGAGCCTCCTTCAGGCTCCCGACGAAGACGCTTCCGCCGAACCCGCGCCCACGCCACGCAGCGGCGCGTCGCTGCGCGCAAAGGCGTTCTATCCGCTGACGCTGCCGATCACCGTCGGCCCCGGCTCGATTGCGGTGGCCATCGCGCTGGGGACCGGCTCGCCGCGCCACGGCTTGCAGCCGGTTCATATCGTCGGCGTGACGGTCGGGCTTCTGCTGCTGTGCGCGAGCATCTACGTCTGCGTGCGCTTCGCCGGGTATCTGGAACGGTTGCTCGGCACCGTCGGCACTCAGGTCGCCATGCGGCTGTTCGCGTTCGTCATCTTCTGCATCGGCGTGCAGATTCTCTGGCTCGGGCTTTCGGAACTGCTCGGGTCCGTTCATCCCATCGTCAAATAG
- a CDS encoding DUF2000 domain-containing protein, producing MTNETTETSARAQRCVIVVDRALPAGKAANAAAVLALTIGQRHPALVGEPLVDASGVAHPGLIPVGIAVLAASQDELATIRGKALAADCDVVAFPEQGQQTTDYAAFRDAVATVATDALRYVGVALIGDRKPVSKAVANLGLLK from the coding sequence ATGACAAACGAGACGACAGAAACCAGCGCGCGAGCGCAACGCTGCGTGATCGTGGTGGACCGCGCGCTGCCCGCCGGCAAAGCCGCGAACGCGGCGGCGGTGCTCGCGTTGACCATCGGGCAGCGGCATCCGGCGCTCGTCGGCGAACCGCTCGTCGATGCGTCGGGCGTGGCGCATCCGGGGCTGATTCCGGTCGGCATCGCGGTGCTCGCAGCCAGTCAGGACGAACTCGCGACGATTCGCGGCAAGGCGCTCGCAGCCGATTGCGATGTCGTCGCGTTCCCCGAGCAAGGCCAGCAGACGACGGACTACGCAGCGTTCCGCGACGCCGTCGCAACGGTCGCCACCGATGCGCTGCGTTATGTGGGCGTCGCGCTGATCGGCGACAGAAAGCCGGTGAGCAAGGCCGTCGCGAATCTCGGCCTCTTGAAGTGA
- the nudC gene encoding NAD(+) diphosphatase, with protein MPTPPDAIGFTQDPLDRMSEKRDDEAFLASLHDDAATRFLLFVNNVPLFKRTDGHDPLFPAHEAAQFGTPLQTVLLGRDADRRAVFACTIDTTAEAAAEALPGAAVEAIELRPVAMQGLVAPPLVSALGEARSMLDWHRRHRFCANCGNPTDSAGAGWRRICGHCDAQHFPRVDPVVIMLVTDGERCLLGRQPQFATGMYSALAGFIEPGETFEHAVYREVLEEAGIRCADVRYFASQPWPFPSSLMIGCFARATGTEITVDEKELEDARWFSRDEVRAMLDGTHPQGLNAPKAFAIAHHLLKAFVEGD; from the coding sequence ATGCCCACGCCGCCAGACGCCATCGGTTTCACGCAAGATCCGCTCGACCGCATGTCCGAGAAGCGCGACGACGAAGCGTTTCTCGCGAGCCTCCACGACGACGCCGCGACGCGCTTTCTGCTTTTCGTGAATAACGTGCCGCTGTTCAAGCGCACGGATGGCCACGATCCGCTTTTTCCCGCGCACGAAGCCGCGCAGTTCGGCACGCCGCTGCAAACCGTGCTGCTCGGGCGCGACGCCGACCGGCGCGCGGTCTTCGCCTGCACAATCGATACGACCGCCGAGGCCGCCGCCGAGGCGCTTCCGGGCGCTGCCGTCGAAGCGATCGAACTGCGCCCGGTCGCCATGCAAGGGCTCGTCGCGCCGCCGCTCGTGAGCGCGCTCGGCGAGGCGCGGTCGATGCTCGACTGGCATCGGCGGCACCGCTTCTGCGCAAACTGCGGCAATCCGACGGACAGCGCGGGCGCCGGCTGGCGGCGAATTTGCGGCCACTGCGACGCGCAGCACTTTCCGCGCGTCGATCCAGTGGTCATCATGCTCGTCACCGATGGCGAACGCTGCCTGCTCGGCCGCCAGCCGCAATTCGCGACCGGCATGTACTCCGCGCTCGCCGGCTTCATCGAGCCGGGCGAGACGTTCGAGCACGCGGTGTATCGGGAAGTGCTGGAGGAAGCCGGCATTCGCTGCGCCGACGTGCGGTACTTCGCGTCGCAGCCGTGGCCGTTTCCGTCGTCGCTGATGATCGGCTGCTTCGCCCGCGCGACGGGCACGGAGATCACCGTCGACGAAAAAGAACTCGAAGACGCCCGCTGGTTCAGCCGCGACGAAGTCCGCGCGATGCTCGACGGCACGCATCCGCAGGGATTGAACGCGCCGAAGGCTTTCGCCATCGCGCATCACTTGCTGAAGGCGTTCGTCGAAGGCGACTGA
- a CDS encoding MFS transporter, giving the protein MPLVGLLYLVAYIDRSNIGFAKLQMLGSLGISEVAYGLGASLFFIGYLIFEIPSNVLLHKYGAPRWIARIMLTWGVVTILLAFTTNATMFYILRFLLGASEAGLYPGVIYYLTLWFPQRHRVRMLGYFTLGSSIGNMVGAPICGYLLDKAWFGLQGWQLVFIVTGVPSVLLTVVVLLWLPASPKKARFLSDGEKHWLDATLETERQQAKKAETSDANVMRVLTEPRVIGMALYYMMLSMSVYGVSYWLPTLVKGFGVSNTINGLLNIVPWLAATVVLAWLPAKLRAANGSDRRTTMAMLTAALLGVVFFLASVFLPTNTLRFIALCLGAPCMYLLLPCFWTIPPKFLTGARAAAGIAAINSLGNVGGFIAQNLVPWVRQTSGSVKAPMLIPAACLLIFAVVTMLLMRRGNTRGDAAVDAPVKA; this is encoded by the coding sequence ATGCCGCTCGTCGGCCTGCTGTATCTCGTCGCGTATATCGACCGCTCGAACATCGGCTTCGCGAAGCTGCAGATGCTCGGCAGCCTGGGCATCTCCGAAGTGGCGTACGGGCTCGGCGCGTCGCTGTTTTTCATCGGCTATCTGATCTTCGAGATTCCGAGCAACGTGCTGCTGCACAAGTACGGCGCGCCGCGCTGGATCGCGCGGATCATGCTGACGTGGGGCGTCGTCACGATCCTGCTCGCGTTCACCACGAACGCGACCATGTTCTACATCCTGCGGTTCTTGCTCGGCGCGTCCGAGGCGGGGCTGTATCCCGGCGTCATCTATTACCTCACGCTGTGGTTTCCGCAGCGGCATCGCGTGCGCATGCTCGGGTACTTCACGCTCGGCAGCAGCATCGGCAACATGGTCGGCGCGCCGATCTGCGGCTACCTGCTCGACAAGGCGTGGTTCGGCCTGCAAGGCTGGCAGTTGGTCTTCATCGTGACGGGCGTGCCGTCGGTGCTGCTCACGGTGGTCGTGCTGTTGTGGCTCCCGGCATCGCCGAAGAAAGCGCGTTTTCTCTCCGACGGCGAAAAACACTGGCTCGACGCCACGCTCGAAACCGAACGCCAACAGGCGAAAAAAGCCGAGACGAGCGACGCCAACGTCATGCGCGTGCTGACGGAACCGCGCGTGATCGGCATGGCGCTCTACTACATGATGCTGTCGATGTCCGTCTATGGCGTCAGCTACTGGCTGCCGACGCTTGTGAAGGGCTTCGGCGTGTCGAACACGATAAACGGCCTGCTCAACATCGTGCCGTGGCTCGCGGCGACCGTCGTGCTGGCGTGGCTGCCCGCGAAGCTGCGCGCGGCGAACGGCTCCGACCGCCGCACGACCATGGCGATGCTCACTGCCGCGCTGCTCGGCGTCGTCTTCTTCCTCGCGAGCGTGTTCCTGCCGACCAACACGCTGCGCTTCATCGCGCTTTGCCTCGGCGCGCCGTGCATGTATCTGCTGCTGCCGTGCTTCTGGACGATTCCGCCGAAGTTCCTGACCGGCGCGCGCGCGGCGGCGGGCATCGCGGCGATCAATTCGCTCGGCAATGTCGGCGGGTTCATCGCGCAGAATCTGGTGCCGTGGGTGCGGCAGACGAGCGGCAGCGTGAAGGCGCCGATGCTGATTCCGGCTGCGTGCCTGCTGATTTTCGCCGTCGTGACGATGCTGCTGATGCGGCGCGGGAACACGCGCGGCGACGCGGCCGTCGATGCGCCGGTAAAGGCCTAA
- a CDS encoding NAD(P)-dependent alcohol dehydrogenase — protein MFKAYSYAASAADKPLGPLEIQRRDVGPNDVRIDILFCGVCHSDLHMARNEWGGTNYPVVPGHEIVGRVTEVGSDVTKFKAGDLAGVGCMVDSCRVCEACKEGLEQYCESPESFVQTYNSPDKKSGGVTYGGYSTSIVVDEAFTLRVPENLELAAVAPLLCAGITTYSPLRHWGVKQGDKVGIVGLGGLGHMGVKLAAAMGAHVVLFTTSPSKIEDAKRLGAHDVVVSKDPDQMAAHANSFDFILNTVAASHDLDQFITLLKRDGTMTLVGVPEHPHPSPSVVNMIFKRRSLAGSLIGGIAETQEMLDFCGKHGITSDIEMIRMDEVNTAYERMLKSDVKYRFVIDMSTIER, from the coding sequence ATGTTCAAAGCCTATTCCTATGCAGCGTCCGCAGCCGACAAGCCGCTCGGCCCGCTCGAGATTCAACGCCGCGATGTCGGCCCGAACGACGTGCGTATCGACATCCTCTTCTGCGGCGTCTGCCACTCCGATCTGCACATGGCGCGCAACGAATGGGGCGGCACCAACTATCCGGTCGTGCCGGGGCACGAGATCGTCGGGCGCGTGACGGAAGTCGGCTCGGACGTGACGAAGTTCAAGGCGGGCGACCTGGCGGGCGTCGGCTGCATGGTGGACTCGTGTCGCGTGTGCGAGGCGTGCAAGGAAGGTCTGGAGCAGTATTGCGAAAGCCCGGAGAGCTTCGTGCAAACCTACAACTCGCCGGACAAGAAGTCGGGCGGCGTGACCTACGGCGGCTATTCGACGTCCATCGTCGTCGATGAAGCCTTCACGTTGCGCGTTCCCGAGAATCTCGAACTGGCCGCGGTCGCGCCGCTCCTGTGCGCGGGCATCACCACGTACTCGCCGCTGCGTCACTGGGGCGTGAAGCAAGGCGACAAGGTCGGCATCGTCGGTCTCGGCGGCCTCGGCCACATGGGCGTGAAGCTGGCTGCCGCGATGGGCGCGCATGTCGTGCTCTTCACGACCTCGCCGAGCAAGATCGAGGATGCGAAGCGTCTGGGCGCGCATGATGTCGTCGTGTCCAAGGACCCGGATCAGATGGCCGCGCACGCGAACAGCTTCGATTTCATCCTGAACACGGTGGCCGCTTCGCACGATCTCGACCAGTTCATCACGCTGCTCAAGCGTGACGGCACCATGACGCTCGTGGGCGTGCCGGAGCATCCGCATCCGTCGCCGTCGGTGGTCAACATGATCTTCAAGCGCCGGTCGCTCGCGGGCTCGCTCATCGGCGGCATTGCGGAGACGCAGGAAATGCTCGATTTCTGCGGCAAGCACGGCATCACGTCCGATATCGAGATGATCCGCATGGACGAGGTCAACACCGCTTACGAGCGCATGTTGAAGAGCGACGTGAAGTACCGCTTCGTGATCGACATGTCGACGATCGAGCGGTAA
- a CDS encoding glutathione S-transferase family protein, translating into MSLILYAHPFSSYCQKALIALYENATPFAWRPLTPDAPQSTRELAEIWPIRKFPVLVDGGKPVIEATIIIEYLDVFYPGPVRLIPDDPRAALEVRWMDRFFDNYVATPQQKIVFDCMRAENERDARGVADARAMLDTSYAFLDRVMANREWAAGDAFSLADCAAAPFLFYADWTHRIGDAYPNVIAYRKRLLARPSFARAVDEARPYRPLFPLGAPDRD; encoded by the coding sequence ATGAGTCTGATCCTTTATGCCCATCCTTTTTCATCCTACTGTCAGAAGGCGCTGATTGCGCTCTATGAGAACGCGACGCCGTTTGCCTGGCGGCCGCTCACGCCCGACGCGCCGCAGTCCACGCGCGAACTCGCCGAGATATGGCCCATCAGAAAATTTCCGGTGCTGGTCGACGGCGGCAAGCCGGTGATCGAAGCGACGATCATCATCGAATATCTGGACGTGTTCTATCCCGGCCCCGTGCGCCTCATTCCGGACGATCCGCGCGCGGCGCTCGAAGTGCGCTGGATGGACCGCTTCTTCGACAATTACGTGGCCACACCGCAGCAGAAGATCGTGTTCGACTGCATGCGGGCCGAGAATGAACGCGATGCCCGCGGCGTCGCGGACGCCCGAGCGATGCTCGACACGTCCTACGCGTTTCTGGACCGCGTGATGGCGAACCGCGAATGGGCCGCGGGCGATGCCTTCAGCCTCGCCGACTGCGCCGCCGCGCCGTTCCTGTTCTACGCGGACTGGACGCACCGGATCGGCGACGCTTATCCGAATGTGATCGCGTATCGCAAGCGGCTGCTCGCGCGGCCGTCGTTCGCGCGGGCGGTCGACGAGGCGCGGCCGTATCGGCCGCTCTTTCCGCTCGGCGCGCCGGATCGCGATTGA